From one Catenuloplanes nepalensis genomic stretch:
- a CDS encoding DUF397 domain-containing protein, giving the protein MIDLTGATWRKSTRSGSTGGNCVEVAANLPGVIAVRDSKDAAGPALLVSPAAFEAFTASVRAR; this is encoded by the coding sequence ATGATTGACTTGACCGGTGCGACATGGCGGAAGAGCACCCGCAGCGGCTCTACCGGCGGCAACTGCGTCGAGGTCGCGGCGAACCTGCCCGGCGTGATCGCGGTGCGGGACAGCAAGGACGCCGCCGGCCCGGCACTGCTGGTCAGCCCGGCCGCGTTCGAGGCGTTCACCGCGAGCGTGCGGGCCCGCTAG
- a CDS encoding helix-turn-helix domain-containing protein yields MSHDGGSSVPRRQVGRLLRQLRDGARITLKDAAAHIEVSLSKMSRIEGGEAPVRQVDVRALADLYAATPDMLEVLLSLAAATKEKGWWAAYGKAVPAWFELYVGMEQAASRLRHYENGVIPGLLQGEEYAAAVLGAVPGVTPEQVTQRVRLRRERQRLLGRANPPAPELDVIIEEAVLVKGLGDQDAWARQLAHLVNISQKPGISVRIIPRERALHYAGFAGSFTVLDFPEVGLRRAEPTTVYIEGLTGALYLDETVEVDTYERAWDVLDRIALDRDASDDLIGELIKENIDD; encoded by the coding sequence GTGTCACACGACGGGGGATCGTCCGTACCCCGGCGCCAGGTCGGTCGTTTGCTCCGCCAGCTGCGCGACGGCGCGCGGATCACGCTGAAGGACGCGGCCGCGCACATCGAGGTCTCGCTGTCCAAGATGTCGCGGATCGAGGGCGGCGAGGCACCGGTCCGGCAGGTCGACGTGCGTGCGCTCGCCGACCTCTACGCCGCGACGCCGGACATGCTGGAGGTGCTGCTCTCGCTGGCCGCGGCCACGAAGGAGAAGGGCTGGTGGGCCGCGTACGGCAAGGCGGTCCCGGCCTGGTTCGAGCTCTACGTCGGCATGGAGCAGGCCGCCTCCCGTCTGCGCCATTACGAGAACGGTGTGATCCCGGGTCTGCTGCAGGGCGAGGAGTACGCCGCCGCCGTGCTCGGCGCGGTCCCGGGCGTGACACCGGAGCAGGTCACACAGCGGGTCCGGCTGCGCCGCGAACGACAGCGGCTGCTCGGCCGCGCCAACCCGCCCGCGCCCGAACTCGACGTGATCATCGAAGAGGCCGTGCTGGTCAAGGGCCTCGGCGACCAGGACGCGTGGGCACGGCAGCTGGCACATCTGGTGAACATCTCGCAGAAGCCCGGGATCAGCGTGCGGATCATCCCCCGGGAGCGAGCGCTGCACTACGCGGGTTTCGCGGGGTCGTTCACCGTGCTCGACTTCCCCGAGGTGGGGCTGCGCCGTGCGGAGCCGACCACGGTCTACATCGAGGGCCTGACGGGCGCGCTCTACCTGGACGAAACCGTGGAAGTGGATACTTACGAGAGGGCGTGGGACGTGCTGGACCGGATCGCGCTGGATCGGGACGCTTCGGACGACCTCATCGGGGAACTGATCAAGGAGAATATCGATGATTGA